The following coding sequences lie in one Heyndrickxia oleronia genomic window:
- a CDS encoding NAD(P)-dependent oxidoreductase, which translates to MKPMIGFIGTGIMGKSMISHLLHAGYDVWIYNRTKEKAMELIEQGAHWCNTPKEVAKHSNVIITMVGYPYDVEEVYFGSEGLLENAQKNTIFMDMTTSTPTLAKRIDQAAKEKGLYSLDAPVSGGDIGAKNGTLTIMVGGSQEVYDKVLPILSCFGKNIVYQGEAGAGQHTKMCNQIAIATNMIGVSEALIYAKRAGLDPEKVLQSISAGAAGSFSLTTYAPRMLANDYSPGFFIKHFIKDMGIALEEAEKMDLELPGLALAKKMYDQLVELGEENSGTQALIKYWE; encoded by the coding sequence ATGAAGCCAATGATCGGTTTTATAGGAACGGGTATTATGGGAAAAAGCATGATTTCGCATTTATTACATGCTGGTTATGATGTATGGATTTACAACCGTACAAAAGAAAAAGCAATGGAACTCATCGAGCAAGGGGCACATTGGTGCAATACTCCAAAAGAAGTGGCAAAGCATTCAAATGTTATTATCACAATGGTCGGCTACCCTTATGATGTTGAAGAAGTGTATTTCGGCTCAGAGGGACTATTGGAAAATGCCCAGAAGAATACAATTTTTATGGATATGACCACTTCAACACCGACGCTTGCTAAAAGGATTGACCAGGCTGCAAAAGAAAAGGGCTTATATTCTTTAGATGCTCCAGTTTCCGGAGGAGATATAGGAGCAAAAAATGGAACACTTACAATTATGGTTGGGGGAAGCCAAGAGGTGTACGACAAAGTACTACCTATTCTATCATGCTTTGGAAAAAATATTGTGTATCAAGGAGAAGCGGGTGCTGGACAGCATACGAAAATGTGTAATCAAATTGCCATAGCTACAAATATGATCGGTGTTTCAGAGGCGCTCATCTACGCAAAAAGAGCAGGATTAGATCCTGAAAAAGTTTTACAATCGATTAGTGCTGGTGCAGCAGGCAGTTTTTCCTTAACAACATATGCTCCGAGGATGTTAGCAAATGATTATTCACCTGGCTTTTTTATAAAGCACTTTATTAAAGATATGGGAATTGCATTAGAGGAGGCTGAAAAGATGGATCTTGAGTTGCCTGGCCTTGCTCTAGCAAAAAAGATGTATGATCAATTAGTGGAATTAGGAGAAGAAAATAGCGGCACACAAGCATTGATAAAATATTGGGAATAA
- a CDS encoding SDR family oxidoreductase: MDLGLKGKTALIMASSQGLGKAIAEGFVKEGVNVLIASRNVDQLKIVKEELSSLGDAKVDYIGCDITKPNQIEAMIQKLSTEYGALDILINNAGGPPAGSFEDLTDDEWQQSFELNLLSYIRIIRGALPLLKRNGGKIINIASSSIKEPISGLILSNTFRTGIVGPSKTLAMELAKYNILVNTVGPGRIATDRVKHLDELNAKKNGLTIEEIEESEKETIPLGRYGKPEEFANMVVFLASEANSYVTGSSFLVDGGKIKSI; this comes from the coding sequence ATGGATCTAGGATTAAAAGGAAAAACAGCATTAATTATGGCTTCAAGTCAAGGCCTGGGAAAGGCAATAGCAGAAGGATTTGTAAAAGAAGGAGTAAATGTTCTAATTGCAAGTCGTAATGTGGATCAATTAAAAATAGTTAAAGAAGAGCTTTCTTCTCTAGGGGATGCGAAAGTTGACTATATTGGTTGTGACATTACAAAACCAAATCAAATTGAAGCGATGATTCAAAAGTTATCAACAGAATATGGAGCATTGGATATTTTAATCAATAATGCTGGTGGTCCTCCAGCAGGAAGTTTTGAAGATCTGACAGATGATGAGTGGCAACAATCATTTGAACTTAATTTACTATCTTACATACGTATTATTCGAGGGGCATTACCACTCTTGAAGCGTAATGGTGGAAAAATTATTAATATAGCTTCGTCGTCTATTAAAGAACCAATATCTGGGCTAATTCTATCCAACACATTCAGAACAGGAATTGTAGGTCCATCTAAAACATTAGCAATGGAATTAGCTAAATATAATATTCTTGTAAATACGGTTGGACCTGGAAGAATTGCCACTGACCGTGTGAAACATTTAGATGAATTAAATGCAAAGAAAAATGGGTTAACTATTGAAGAAATAGAAGAAAGTGAAAAAGAAACCATTCCATTAGGACGTTATGGTAAACCTGAGGAGTTTGCGAATATGGTTGTATTTTTAGCATCTGAAGCGAACTCTTATGTAACAGGAAGTAGTTTCCTTGTAGATGGTGGAAAGATTAAATCAATTTAA